A region of Mugil cephalus isolate CIBA_MC_2020 chromosome 3, CIBA_Mcephalus_1.1, whole genome shotgun sequence DNA encodes the following proteins:
- the phka2 gene encoding phosphorylase b kinase regulatory subunit alpha, liver isoform isoform X2, producing the protein MRSRSNSGVRLDGYARLVQETILCHQNPVTGLLPASAQKKDAWVRDNVYSVLAVWGLGMAYRKNADRDEDKAKAYELEQSVVKLMQGLLQCMMRQVAKVEKFKHTQSTKDCLHAKYDTPTCATVVRDDQWGHLQVDATSIYLLVLAQMTASGLRIISNLDEVAFIQNLVFYIEAAYKVADYGMWERGDKTNQGIPELNGSSVGMAKAALEAIDELDLFGAHGGPKSVIHVSPDEVEHCQSILCSVLPRASTSKEIDAGLLSVISFPAFAVEDADLVAITKSEIISKLQGRYGCCRFIRDGYCCPKEDPSRLHYDPAELKLFENIECEWPVFWTYLILDGIFAGDQVQVQEYREALDEVLIRGKNGIKLVPELYAVTLDKVEEEYSNPHSVDRVPMGQLPHMWGQSLYILGCLLAEGFLAPGEIDPLNRRFSTNFKPDVVVQVCVLAESQEIQEMLRDLGIVVQTTSEVMPIRVMPARILSHVYVRLGNCKKLNLSGRPYRHIGVLGTSKFYEIRNRSYIFTPQFLDQHHFYLALDNQMIVEMLRTELAYLSSCWRMTGRPTLTFPITRSMLVEDGDAIDPCIVATLRKLQDGYFAGARVQMSDISSVQTTSFHTGLSFLDDMDDDSLVGDEDEEDDDDFGEENDTGGPSERSKDSFDQYLTQLLHSTTTKCHLPPIQRGQHHVFSAEHTTRDILSFMAQVQGLNLPKSSMYLPVTPVMNKHRKSLNLLEVPQLSHVAPVKQHKPQSAADLHLPRDSQGNTDFASLVRQLKECPTLQDQADILYILYVMKGAEWQVELSGPGHGGVSVRSLLEELYAQAGACKEWGLIRYISGILRKRVEVLAEACTDLISHHKQLTVGLPPEPRERVITVPLPPEELNSLIYEASGQDISIAVLTQEIMVYLAMYVRSQPALFGDMLRLRIGLIMQVMATELARSLHCSGEEASESLMNLSPFDMKNLLHHILSGKEFGVERSMRPIQSTATSPAISIHELGHTGATKTERTGIHKLKSEIKQLDDSRPVSICSGGLSFGSNFTSPRSTRCSSPSTPSGMLSPVGPGSGDAQLHWEERQGQWLRRRRLDGAINRVPVGFYQKVWKILQKCHGLSMDGYVLPSSTTREMTEGEIKFAVQVESVLNHVPQPEYRQLLVETVMVLSLVADVDVDTIGGIIHVDRILHLANDIFLSDQKSHGASDYFLEKDPATGICHFFYDSAPSGSYGTMTYLSKAVITYVQDFLPSSSCLMQ; encoded by the exons ATGAGGAGCCGCAGTAACTCAGGAGTGAGGCTGGACGGCTATGCCAGGCTGGTCCAAGAGACTATCCTGTGTCATCAG AATCCAGTAACTGGACTTCTCCCTGCCAGCGCCCAGAAGAAGGATGCCTGGGTGAGGGATAATGTGTACAGTGTCCTGGCGGTGTGGGGGCTGGGCATGGCCTACCGCAAGAACGCGGACCGCGATGAAGACAAGGCCAAGGCCTACGAACTGGAGCAG AGCGTGGTAAAACTGATGCAGGGACTTCTGCAGTGCATGATGAGACAG GTGGCCAAAGTGGAGAAGTTCAAACACACCCAGAGTACAAAGGACTGCCTCCATGCCAAATACGATACCCCGACCTGTGCCACGGTTGTCAGGGACGACCAGTGGGGGCATCTCCAGGTGGACGCCACCTCGATTTACCTCCTGGTGCTGGCGCAGATGACAGCTTCGG GACTTCGTATAATCTCAAACCTGGACGAGGTGGCCTTTATCCAAAACTTGGTCTTCTACATAGAAGCTGCCTACAAAGTGGCG GATTATGGGATGTGGGAGCGAGGTGACAAGACCAACCAGGGCATCCCTGAGCTCAATGGCAGCTCTGTAGGAATGGCCAAG GCAGCACTCGAGGCCATAGATGAGCTGGATCTGTTTGGCGCCCACGGAGGGCCCAAGTCAGTCATCCATGTTTCGCCTGACGAAGTGGAACACTGTCAG TCCATCCTGTGCTCCGTGCTGCCCAGAGCTTCAACCTCAAAGGAGATAGACGCCGGCCTCCTGTCTGTCATCTCCTTCCCTGCTTTTGCTGTGGAGGATGCTGACTTGGTGGCTATCACCAAGTCAGAAATCATAAGCAAGTTGCAG GGTCGCTACGGTTGCTGCCGCTTCATCAGGGATGGATATTGTTGTCCTAAAGAG GACCCATCTCGGCTGCACTATGACCCCGCGGAGCTCAAGCTGTTTGAGAATATTGAATGTGAGTGGCCTGTGTTCTGGACTTATCTCATCCTGGATGGTATCTTCGCCGGAGATCAAGTGCAG GTTCAGGAGTACCGTGAGGCACTGGATGAAGTTTTGATCCGAGGGAAGAACGGAATCAAACTAGTGCCCGAACTTTATGCTGTAACACTTGACAAG gtggaggaggagtacAGTAATCCTCACTCTGTGGACAGAGTACCCATGGGGCAGCTGCCACACATGTGGGGACAGTCACTCTACATCTTGGGCTGTCTGCTGGCTGAG gGTTTTTTGGCACCAGGAGAGATAGATCCTCTAAACAGGAGGTTCTCTACAAATTTCAAGCCAGATGTTGTGGTTCAAG TTTGTGTTCTAGCCGAGTCGCAGGAAATCCAGGAGATGTTGAGGGATCTTGGGATTGTGGTACAGACCACGTCAGAAGTTATGCCAATCAGGGTCATGCCTGCTCGCATCCTGAGCCACGTCTATGTTAGACTGG GAAACTGCAAAAAACTGAATCTGAGTGGGAGGCCTTACAGACACATTGGAGTCCTGGGAACATCCAAATTCTATGAGATCAGAAATCGCTCTTACATTTTCACCCCTCAG TTTCTGGATCAGCACCATTTCTACCTGGCTCTGGACAACCAGATGATTGTGGAGATGCTGCGGACGGAGCTGGCCTACCTCTCCTCTTGCTGGAGAATGACAGGACGGCCCACGCTCACTTTCCCCATCACCCGCAGCATGCTGG tcgAAGATGGAGATGCGATTGATCCGTGTATCGTAGCAACCCTGAGGAAACTACAGGATGGCTATTTTGCTGGAGCGAG GGTGCAGATGTCAGACATTTCCAGCGTCCAGACCACTTCCTTCCACACTGGTCTCAGCTTCCTGGACGACATGGACGATGACAGCTTAGTGGGGGacgaggatgaagaggatgacgACGACTTTGGAGAGGAAAATGATACCGGCGGTCCCTCAG AGAGATCTAAAGACTCGTTTGACCAGTACCTCACCCAGCTCCTCCACAGCACCACCACCAAGTGCCATCTTCCTCCCATCCAGCGGGGGCAGCACCACGTCTTCAGTGCAGAGCACACCACAAGAGACATCCTGTCTTTCATGGCTCAGGTCCAAGGCCTGAACTTACCCA AGTCTTCCATGTACCTACCCGTGACTCCGGTGATGAACAAACATCGCAAATCCCTCAACCTTCTTGAAGTTCCTCAGTTAAGCCATGTCGCACctgtaaaacaacacaag CCCCAGAGTGCTGCCGATCTACACCTGCCTCGGGACTCTCAGGGCAACACAGACTTCGCATCGCTGGTGAGGCAGCTGAAGGAGTGTCCCACTCTGCAGGACCAGGCTGACATCCTCTACATTCTCTACGTCATGAA GGGAGCAGAGTGGCAGGTGGAGTTGTCTGGCCCTGGGCACGGAGGGGTCAGTGTGCGTTCACTGTTGGAGGAGCTCTACGCACAAGCTGGAGCCTGTAAGGAGTGGGGGCTCATTAGATATATCTCTGGTATACTACGCAAGAGAGTGGAGGTCCTCGCCGAG GCCTGTACAGATCTGATTTCCCATCACAAGCAGCTGACCGTGGGCCTTCCCCCTGAACCCAGAGAAAGAGTGATCACGGT ACCACTTCCTCCTGAGGAGTTGAACTCTCTTATTTATGAAGCCAGTGGTCAGGACATCAGTATTGCTGTACTCACTCAA GAAATCATGGTTTATCTAGCCATGTACGTGCGCTCCCAGCCCGCTCTGTTCGGTGACATGCTTCGACTCAGGATAGGTCTCATCATGCAAGTGATGGCCACCGAGCTGGCTCGCAGCCTGCACTGCTCTG GGGAGGAGGCATCTGAGAGCTTGATGAACCTGAGTCCGTTCGACATGAAGAACCTGCTGCATCACATCCTCAGTGGAAAAGAGTTTGGGGTGGAGAGAAGCA TGCGTCCAATCCAGTCCACAGCCACTAGTCCTGCGATCTCTATCCATGAACTTGGCCACACAGGAGCAACCAAGACTGAACGTACAGGAATACACAAGCTgaagagtgaaataaaacag TTGGATGACTCTCGTCCTGTCAGT ATCTGCAGTGGCGGTCTTTCCTTCGGTAGCAATTTCACTTCTCCTCGCTCCACG CGCTGCAGCAGCCCCTCCACCCCCAGTGGCATGCTGTCCCCGGTGGGTCCCGGCTCAGGAGATGCACAGCTGCACTGGGAGGAGAGGCAAGGCCAGTGGCTGAGGAGACGCAGGCTGGATGGGGCCATTAACAGGGTACCAGTGGGTTTCTACCAGAAGGTCTGGAAGATCCTGCAGAAGTGCCATGGTCTGTCCATGGATGGATACGTGTTGCCCTCTTCTACCACGAGAGAG ATGACTGAAGGAGAGATCAAGTTTGCGGTGCAGGTGGAGTCCGTGCTGAACCACGTCCCTCAGCCGGAGTACCGGCAGCTGTTAGTGGAGACGGTGATGGTTCTGAGCCTAGTAGCTGACGTAGACGTGGACACCATTGGTGGCATTATCCATGTGGACCGCATCTTACATTTGGCCAATGACATTTTCCTCTCGGACCAG AAATCCCATGGAGCCAGTGACTATTTCCTTGAAAAGGACCCAGCGACCGGAATATGCCACTTCTTCTACGACAGCGCCCCTAGTGGCAGCTACGGCACCATGACCTATCTCTCCAAGGCAGTAATCACTTACGTCCAGGACTTCCTGCCAAGTTCCAGCTGCCTCATGCAGTGA